A section of the Drosophila subobscura isolate 14011-0131.10 chromosome A, UCBerk_Dsub_1.0, whole genome shotgun sequence genome encodes:
- the LOC117903839 gene encoding uncharacterized protein LOC117903839 isoform X1: MYCTGLTVLTAFVCICQLAASLNAKAKSWTYTLQETSCRSSDESIVKAETRIERMGRGEFGLSGSLTLAVQLPEDMEVEVLAYRSTDGGANYKLQPYSLPRQSIYAAINSFYKDMIMESAANCSNFPQFEDKLTVLEPQKFTYEKCQVSTDAFPQYVPDGFYKLNFVTYGLVEVVWELIITIEKKTF; encoded by the exons ATGTACTGCACGGGCCTCACCGTATTGACTGCCTTTGTCTGCATTTGTCAGCTGGCGGCATCGCTGAATGCCAAGGCG AAGTCGTGGACGTACACGCTTCAGGAGACGAGCTGTCGGAGCAGCGACGAGAGCATCGTTAAGGCCGAAACGCGCATCGAGCGCATGGGCCGTGGCGAGTTCGGCCTGAGTGGGTCCCTGACCCTTGCCGTGCAGCTGCCCGAAGACATGGAGGTGGAAGTGCTCGCCTATCGCAGCACAGACGGCGGCGCCAATTACAAGCTGCAGCCGTATTCGCTGCCGCGCCAGAGCATCTATGCGGCCATCAACAGCTTCTACAAGGACATGATCATGGAGAGTGCCGCCAATTGCTCAAACTTCCCCCAGTTCGAGGACAAGCTGACGGTGCTCGAGCCACAGAAATTCACATACGAAAAGTGCCAGGTGAGCACCGATGCGTTTCCCCAATACGTGCCCGATGGCTTCTACAAGCTCAACTTTGTCACCTATGGCCTGGTCGAAGTCGTCTGGGAACTAATCATAACCATCGAAAAGAAAACCTTCTAG
- the LOC117903839 gene encoding uncharacterized protein LOC117903839 isoform X2 produces MGRGEFGLSGSLTLAVQLPEDMEVEVLAYRSTDGGANYKLQPYSLPRQSIYAAINSFYKDMIMESAANCSNFPQFEDKLTVLEPQKFTYEKCQVSTDAFPQYVPDGFYKLNFVTYGLVEVVWELIITIEKKTF; encoded by the coding sequence ATGGGCCGTGGCGAGTTCGGCCTGAGTGGGTCCCTGACCCTTGCCGTGCAGCTGCCCGAAGACATGGAGGTGGAAGTGCTCGCCTATCGCAGCACAGACGGCGGCGCCAATTACAAGCTGCAGCCGTATTCGCTGCCGCGCCAGAGCATCTATGCGGCCATCAACAGCTTCTACAAGGACATGATCATGGAGAGTGCCGCCAATTGCTCAAACTTCCCCCAGTTCGAGGACAAGCTGACGGTGCTCGAGCCACAGAAATTCACATACGAAAAGTGCCAGGTGAGCACCGATGCGTTTCCCCAATACGTGCCCGATGGCTTCTACAAGCTCAACTTTGTCACCTATGGCCTGGTCGAAGTCGTCTGGGAACTAATCATAACCATCGAAAAGAAAACCTTCTAG
- the LOC117903836 gene encoding uncharacterized protein LOC117903836 — MRRSSFTPVFNLSTQEPLIVVEESHAPEDGDDLEGAAGGCDPGATTRRTNSDDSEPDSPVNPYLLCPFPDMQQRRKHSLPSLQITEGITASQVRRLSEAGGETGGLSPKEVEFLATLSQKTNPVGGRRHSVVTISAVPPTLFGRNRRESISGASISGSRRGSVIAGPPLTDHRGSIHNLQLDIMDGIVQQRKTRSGSGVWTAPVLQEADSNVPVQT, encoded by the exons ATGCGTCGATCTTCGTTCACGCCGGTGTTCAATCTGAGCACCCAGGAGCCGCTGATTGTCGTCGAGGAGTCGCATGCGCCCGAGGATGGCGATGATTTGGAGGGTGCGGCCGGTGGCTGCGATCCGGGGGCCACCACCAGGCGTACGAATAGCGATGACTCCGAACCGGACTCGCCGGTGAATCCGTATTTGCTCTGCCCCTTCCCTGacatgcagcagcggcgcaaGCATTCGCTGCCATCGCTGCAGATAACCGAAGGCATCACGGCCAGCCAGGTGCGTCGGCTGTCCGAGGCGGGCGGCGAGACTGGCGGCTTGAGTCCCAAGGAGGTGGAGTTTCTGGCAACGCTCTCGCAGAAGACAAATCCCGTTGGTGGACGCCGTCACTCGGTGGTCACCATCTCGGCCGTGCCCCCAACGCTCTTCGGACGCAATCGTCGCGAATCCATTTCCGGTGCTTCGATCAG TGGCAGTCGTCGGGGTAGCGTCATCGCTGGACCGCCCCTGACTGACCATCGCGGCAGCATACACAACTTGCAGCTGGACATAATGGACGGGATTGTGCAGCAGCGGAAGACGCGCAGCGGCAGTGGAGTCTGGACAGCGCCGGTGCTCCAGGAGGCCGACAGCAATGTGCCCGTGCAGACATAA